The proteins below are encoded in one region of Bremerella sp. P1:
- a CDS encoding SMP-30/gluconolactonase/LRE family protein, translating to MMSRLCLLLTFLSFLPATDLLATEYGNIVTVAGTGQKELGKMEGPVDQVNIGQTFGVLIGPDGAMYVTEVENHRVLRVDLKTKQVTTVAGNGTKGYAGDGGPATEAQLNEPYEVRFAGNGDMYFVEMQNHLIRKVDAKTGTISTVAGTGKPGYSGDGGPALKAQFNRPHSIVLSEDDSTLYVADIQNHRIRAIDLKTGVIQSIAGNGDKKLPIDGETTVGKSMVGPRALYLDGNDLWIALREGHSVWRLDLKTGIVYHVACSGKKGYSGDGGSAKEATMNGPKGIVKAPNGSLYVVDTENQAIREIDVKNDRIRTVAGIGPQGRGYSGDNGPATKAKMDRPHGIGVGVDNALYIGDTNNHRVRKVVPVSE from the coding sequence ATGATGTCCCGCCTCTGCTTACTACTAACCTTCCTCTCGTTCTTGCCTGCCACCGATCTCCTAGCGACCGAATACGGCAACATCGTCACCGTCGCAGGTACTGGCCAAAAAGAACTGGGCAAAATGGAAGGCCCGGTCGACCAGGTCAACATTGGTCAGACATTCGGTGTGCTGATCGGCCCGGATGGGGCGATGTATGTGACAGAAGTCGAAAACCATCGTGTGCTGCGAGTCGACCTGAAGACCAAGCAGGTCACGACCGTCGCTGGTAACGGCACGAAAGGGTATGCAGGTGACGGCGGACCGGCGACCGAAGCCCAGCTCAACGAACCCTACGAAGTCCGCTTCGCTGGCAATGGTGACATGTATTTCGTGGAGATGCAGAACCACCTCATTCGCAAAGTCGATGCGAAGACCGGAACCATCTCGACCGTCGCAGGCACCGGCAAGCCCGGCTACTCTGGCGATGGCGGCCCAGCGCTCAAGGCCCAGTTCAATCGACCGCACAGCATTGTGCTGAGTGAAGACGACTCAACGTTGTATGTGGCTGACATTCAGAACCATCGAATCCGCGCGATCGATTTAAAGACTGGGGTTATCCAGTCAATCGCTGGCAACGGTGATAAGAAGCTGCCAATCGACGGCGAGACAACGGTTGGGAAGTCGATGGTCGGTCCCCGGGCACTCTATCTCGATGGAAACGATCTGTGGATCGCTTTGCGAGAAGGACACAGTGTCTGGCGCTTGGACTTGAAGACCGGCATCGTGTATCACGTGGCCTGCTCAGGCAAGAAGGGTTATAGCGGCGACGGCGGCAGTGCCAAAGAAGCAACGATGAATGGTCCCAAGGGAATCGTCAAAGCACCCAACGGCAGTCTGTACGTGGTCGACACCGAAAATCAGGCCATTCGCGAGATCGACGTGAAGAACGATCGCATCCGTACCGTGGCTGGCATCGGACCGCAAGGACGTGGTTACTCGGGCGATAATGGCCCAGCGACGAAGGCCAAGATGGATCGCCCGCACGGGATTGGTGTCGGAGTGGATAACGCTTTGTACATCGGCGATACGAACAATCACCGGGTTCGCAAAGTCGTGCCCGTAAGCGAATAA